One part of the Eucalyptus grandis isolate ANBG69807.140 chromosome 10, ASM1654582v1, whole genome shotgun sequence genome encodes these proteins:
- the LOC104424200 gene encoding spermidine hydroxycinnamoyl transferase, with protein sequence MSMRVRYRGTYTIKPETETWSGHLPLSELDQICIITHTPTTYFYKPPPEWLHPADAIFSTLRGSLSRVLVPFYPLAGRLRWLDGGRLRLDCNAMGVPLIEAESEAELSDLGDFCPGPEYEQIVPSLDYTMPFHELPLLLVQVTKFKCGGLALGVSISHVVTDGLSATYFLDEWARLARGEPLNVEPYFDKKVLWAGEEDPSSTLRSPPNLEHPEFNDPPLLIGHTDNLEQRKKKTTMAILRVTKTQVETLKKAANKDRPSHHPRPYTRFEIMAAHIWRCACKARKHRPEQATSLYFYVDARSRLRPPLKPGFFGNAVLQVAAAGTSGELVSSPLGCTSSKIREVIEAVTHDHFKSAIEHIRRQPDLTRFQELDILGSTQGAFYGNPNLGVSSWLSLMVYGLDFGWGREIHMAPATHEYDGECVVIPSLEEAGGLLVTVGLQIEHMEDFKKFFYKDIVE encoded by the exons ATGTCCATGCGTGTGAGGTACCGGGGCACTTACACCATAAAGCCCGAGACAGAGACGTGGAGTGGCCACCTACCACTCTCGGAGTTGGATCAAATCTGCATCATCACCCATACGCCCACTACTTACTTCTACAAACCGCCCCCAGAATGGCTCCACCCGGCCGATGCCATCTTCAGCACTCTCCGGGGTTCATTGAGCCGCGTGCTGGTCCCGTTCTATCCGCTCGCTGGAAGGCTCAGGTGGCTCGATGGGGGACGGCTTCGACTTGATTGCAATGCCATGGGCGTCCCACTAATTGAGGCCGAATCGGAAGCCGAGCTCAGTGACTTGGGCGATTTTTGTCCAGGTCCGGAGTACGAACAGATTGTGCCAAGCTTGGACTACACTATGCCATTCCATGAGCTACCGCTATTGCTAGTTCAAGTCACCAAGTTCAAGTGTGGGGGGCTCGCCTTGGGTGTCAGTATATCTCATGTGGTTACTGATGGGCTGAGTGCTACTTATTTTTTGGATGAGTGGGCCCGCCTTGCCCGTGGTGAGCCACTGAATGTTGAGCCGTACTTTGATAAAAAG GTTTTATGGGCGGGTGAAGAAGATCCATCCAGCACGCTGCGGTCGCCGCCGAACTTGGAGCACCCCGAGTTCAACGACCCGCCATTGCTAATTGGCCACACTGACAACCTAGAACAGCGCAAGAAGAAGACCACCATGGCCATTCTAAGGGTGACGAAAACCCAAGTTGAAACCCTAAAGAAGGCTGCGAACAAGGACCGACCCAGCCACCACCCACGCCCCTACACCCGATTTGAGATTATGGCCGCCCACATATGGCGGTGTGCGTGCAAGGCACGCAAACACAGACCCGAGCAGGCGACCTCGCTTTACTTCTACGTGGATGCCCGCAGTCGCCTGCGGCCACCCCTAAAGCCCGGATTCTTTGGCAATGCGGTCTTGCAAGTGGCCGCTGCTGGCACATCCGGCGAGTTGGTGTCCAGCCCGCTCGGGTGCACCTCGAGCAAGATTCGAGAGGTCATTGAGGCAGTGACCCACGACCATTTCAAGTCGGCCATTGAGCACATCCGGAGACAACCGGACCTGACCAGGTTTCAGGAGCTGGATATCCTAGGAAGCACTCAAGGGGCTTTCTATGGAAACCCTAATCTCGGGGTGAGCAGCTGGCTGTCGTTAATGGTGTACGGCCTTGACTTCGGGTGGGGGAGAGAGATTCACATGGCGCCTGCGACCCACGAATACGACGGCGAATGTGTGGTTATTCCAAGTCTTGAGGAAGCCGGTGGCTTGCTGGTGACCGTGGGCTTGCAAATAGAGCACATGGAGGATTTCAAGAAGTTCTTCTATAAGGATATCGTCGAGTAA
- the LOC104423249 gene encoding ubiquitin receptor RAD23b isoform X1 has translation MKLTVKTLKGTNFEIKVQPTDTIMAVKKNIEDVQGKDNYPCGQQLLIHNGKVLKDETTLADNKVSEDGFLVVMLSKQSKISGSAGTSSTQPVSTTAATTAATTAATTAATTAATTAPSNPSPAPDAPAQAPPSKGTSTSEGSTANVPSDAYSQAASHLVAGNNLEESIQQLMDMGGGTWEREMVVRALRAAYNNPERAVDYLYSGIPESAEIAVPGVHPASQANEAGAAAPVPTSGAPNTSPLNLFPQEALSSAAAGGGLGTLDFLRNNQQFQALRSMVQANPQILQPMLQELGKQNPQLLRLIQEHHAEFLQLINEPLDGSEGDIFDQPDQDMPHAINVTPAEQEAIERLEAMGFDRALVIEAFLACDRNEELAANYLLEHAGDFED, from the exons ATGAAGCTCACCGTCAAGACGCTCAAAGGCACCAACTTTGAAATCAAAGTGCAGCCCACCGACACC ATAATGGCTGTCAAGAAGAACATTGAAGATGTACAGGGGAAGGACAACTACCCGTGTGGGCAGCAGTTGCTGATTCACAACGGTAAGGTATTGAAGGACGAGACCACATTGGCTGACAACAAGGTCTCTGAAGATGGCTTCCTTGTTGTCATGCTCAGCAAG CAGAGCAAGATTTCAGGCTCAGCTGGCACTTCGTCCACACAG CCTGTTTCTACCACTGCAGCAACAACTGCAGCAACCACTGCAGCAACCACTGCTGCAACCACTGCAGCAACCACTGCACCTTCTAACCCTTCTCCAGCACCTGACGCCCCTGCACAAGCACC TCCTTCAAAGGGCACATCCACTTCAGAAGGGTCAACAGCTAA TGTGCCTTCTGACGCCTACAGTCAAGCTGCTTCCCATTTAGTTGCTGGAAATAATCTGGAGGAAAGCATCCAGCAATTAATGGACATGGGTGGTGGGACCTGGGAAAGAGAGATGGTTGTACGTGCTCTCCGAGCTGCATACAATAATCCAGAGAGAGCAGTGGATTATCTATATTCT GGTATACCGGAATCAGCTGAAATTGCTGTACCTGGGGTTCATCCTGCTAGTCAGGCAAATGAAGCAGGTGCAGCGGCACCTGTACCTACATCTGGGGCACCTAATACTTCTCCTTTAAATTTGTTTCCTCAG GAAGCACTGTCAAGTGCTGCTGCTGGTGGTGGACTTGGAACGCTCGATTTTCTTAGAAACAATCAACAG TTTCAAGCATTGCGTTCTATGGTGCAAGCAAATCCCCAGATTTTGCAG CCCATGCTTCAGGAACTTGGAAAGCAAAACCCTCAGCTTTTACGATTGATACAAGAGCACCATGCAGAGTTTCTTCAGTTGATAAATGAACCTCTTGATGGGTCCGAAGG GGATATATTTGATCAGCCTGATCAAGATATGCCTCATGCTATAAATGTAACGCCAGCTGAGCAGGAGGCCATAGAGCGG CTTGAAGCAATGGGATTTGACAGAGCCCTTGTCATCGAGGCATTTTTGGCTTGTGACCGGAACGAGGAATTGGCGGCGAACTATCTATTGGAGCATGCTGGAGATTTTGAGGATTGA
- the LOC104423249 gene encoding ubiquitin receptor RAD23b isoform X2 produces the protein MKLTVKTLKGTNFEIKVQPTDTIMAVKKNIEDVQGKDNYPCGQQLLIHNGKVLKDETTLADNKVSEDGFLVVMLSKSKISGSAGTSSTQPVSTTAATTAATTAATTAATTAATTAPSNPSPAPDAPAQAPPSKGTSTSEGSTANVPSDAYSQAASHLVAGNNLEESIQQLMDMGGGTWEREMVVRALRAAYNNPERAVDYLYSGIPESAEIAVPGVHPASQANEAGAAAPVPTSGAPNTSPLNLFPQEALSSAAAGGGLGTLDFLRNNQQFQALRSMVQANPQILQPMLQELGKQNPQLLRLIQEHHAEFLQLINEPLDGSEGDIFDQPDQDMPHAINVTPAEQEAIERLEAMGFDRALVIEAFLACDRNEELAANYLLEHAGDFED, from the exons ATGAAGCTCACCGTCAAGACGCTCAAAGGCACCAACTTTGAAATCAAAGTGCAGCCCACCGACACC ATAATGGCTGTCAAGAAGAACATTGAAGATGTACAGGGGAAGGACAACTACCCGTGTGGGCAGCAGTTGCTGATTCACAACGGTAAGGTATTGAAGGACGAGACCACATTGGCTGACAACAAGGTCTCTGAAGATGGCTTCCTTGTTGTCATGCTCAGCAAG AGCAAGATTTCAGGCTCAGCTGGCACTTCGTCCACACAG CCTGTTTCTACCACTGCAGCAACAACTGCAGCAACCACTGCAGCAACCACTGCTGCAACCACTGCAGCAACCACTGCACCTTCTAACCCTTCTCCAGCACCTGACGCCCCTGCACAAGCACC TCCTTCAAAGGGCACATCCACTTCAGAAGGGTCAACAGCTAA TGTGCCTTCTGACGCCTACAGTCAAGCTGCTTCCCATTTAGTTGCTGGAAATAATCTGGAGGAAAGCATCCAGCAATTAATGGACATGGGTGGTGGGACCTGGGAAAGAGAGATGGTTGTACGTGCTCTCCGAGCTGCATACAATAATCCAGAGAGAGCAGTGGATTATCTATATTCT GGTATACCGGAATCAGCTGAAATTGCTGTACCTGGGGTTCATCCTGCTAGTCAGGCAAATGAAGCAGGTGCAGCGGCACCTGTACCTACATCTGGGGCACCTAATACTTCTCCTTTAAATTTGTTTCCTCAG GAAGCACTGTCAAGTGCTGCTGCTGGTGGTGGACTTGGAACGCTCGATTTTCTTAGAAACAATCAACAG TTTCAAGCATTGCGTTCTATGGTGCAAGCAAATCCCCAGATTTTGCAG CCCATGCTTCAGGAACTTGGAAAGCAAAACCCTCAGCTTTTACGATTGATACAAGAGCACCATGCAGAGTTTCTTCAGTTGATAAATGAACCTCTTGATGGGTCCGAAGG GGATATATTTGATCAGCCTGATCAAGATATGCCTCATGCTATAAATGTAACGCCAGCTGAGCAGGAGGCCATAGAGCGG CTTGAAGCAATGGGATTTGACAGAGCCCTTGTCATCGAGGCATTTTTGGCTTGTGACCGGAACGAGGAATTGGCGGCGAACTATCTATTGGAGCATGCTGGAGATTTTGAGGATTGA
- the LOC104423249 gene encoding ubiquitin receptor RAD23b isoform X4, translated as MKLTVKTLKGTNFEIKVQPTDTIMAVKKNIEDVQGKDNYPCGQQLLIHNGKVLKDETTLADNKVSEDGFLVVMLSKSKISGSAGTSSTQPVSTTAATTAATTAATTAATTAATTAPSNPSPAPDAPAQAPVPSDAYSQAASHLVAGNNLEESIQQLMDMGGGTWEREMVVRALRAAYNNPERAVDYLYSGIPESAEIAVPGVHPASQANEAGAAAPVPTSGAPNTSPLNLFPQEALSSAAAGGGLGTLDFLRNNQQFQALRSMVQANPQILQPMLQELGKQNPQLLRLIQEHHAEFLQLINEPLDGSEGDIFDQPDQDMPHAINVTPAEQEAIERLEAMGFDRALVIEAFLACDRNEELAANYLLEHAGDFED; from the exons ATGAAGCTCACCGTCAAGACGCTCAAAGGCACCAACTTTGAAATCAAAGTGCAGCCCACCGACACC ATAATGGCTGTCAAGAAGAACATTGAAGATGTACAGGGGAAGGACAACTACCCGTGTGGGCAGCAGTTGCTGATTCACAACGGTAAGGTATTGAAGGACGAGACCACATTGGCTGACAACAAGGTCTCTGAAGATGGCTTCCTTGTTGTCATGCTCAGCAAG AGCAAGATTTCAGGCTCAGCTGGCACTTCGTCCACACAG CCTGTTTCTACCACTGCAGCAACAACTGCAGCAACCACTGCAGCAACCACTGCTGCAACCACTGCAGCAACCACTGCACCTTCTAACCCTTCTCCAGCACCTGACGCCCCTGCACAAGCACC TGTGCCTTCTGACGCCTACAGTCAAGCTGCTTCCCATTTAGTTGCTGGAAATAATCTGGAGGAAAGCATCCAGCAATTAATGGACATGGGTGGTGGGACCTGGGAAAGAGAGATGGTTGTACGTGCTCTCCGAGCTGCATACAATAATCCAGAGAGAGCAGTGGATTATCTATATTCT GGTATACCGGAATCAGCTGAAATTGCTGTACCTGGGGTTCATCCTGCTAGTCAGGCAAATGAAGCAGGTGCAGCGGCACCTGTACCTACATCTGGGGCACCTAATACTTCTCCTTTAAATTTGTTTCCTCAG GAAGCACTGTCAAGTGCTGCTGCTGGTGGTGGACTTGGAACGCTCGATTTTCTTAGAAACAATCAACAG TTTCAAGCATTGCGTTCTATGGTGCAAGCAAATCCCCAGATTTTGCAG CCCATGCTTCAGGAACTTGGAAAGCAAAACCCTCAGCTTTTACGATTGATACAAGAGCACCATGCAGAGTTTCTTCAGTTGATAAATGAACCTCTTGATGGGTCCGAAGG GGATATATTTGATCAGCCTGATCAAGATATGCCTCATGCTATAAATGTAACGCCAGCTGAGCAGGAGGCCATAGAGCGG CTTGAAGCAATGGGATTTGACAGAGCCCTTGTCATCGAGGCATTTTTGGCTTGTGACCGGAACGAGGAATTGGCGGCGAACTATCTATTGGAGCATGCTGGAGATTTTGAGGATTGA
- the LOC104423249 gene encoding ubiquitin receptor RAD23b isoform X3, which produces MKLTVKTLKGTNFEIKVQPTDTIMAVKKNIEDVQGKDNYPCGQQLLIHNGKVLKDETTLADNKVSEDGFLVVMLSKQSKISGSAGTSSTQPVSTTAATTAATTAATTAATTAATTAPSNPSPAPDAPAQAPVPSDAYSQAASHLVAGNNLEESIQQLMDMGGGTWEREMVVRALRAAYNNPERAVDYLYSGIPESAEIAVPGVHPASQANEAGAAAPVPTSGAPNTSPLNLFPQEALSSAAAGGGLGTLDFLRNNQQFQALRSMVQANPQILQPMLQELGKQNPQLLRLIQEHHAEFLQLINEPLDGSEGDIFDQPDQDMPHAINVTPAEQEAIERLEAMGFDRALVIEAFLACDRNEELAANYLLEHAGDFED; this is translated from the exons ATGAAGCTCACCGTCAAGACGCTCAAAGGCACCAACTTTGAAATCAAAGTGCAGCCCACCGACACC ATAATGGCTGTCAAGAAGAACATTGAAGATGTACAGGGGAAGGACAACTACCCGTGTGGGCAGCAGTTGCTGATTCACAACGGTAAGGTATTGAAGGACGAGACCACATTGGCTGACAACAAGGTCTCTGAAGATGGCTTCCTTGTTGTCATGCTCAGCAAG CAGAGCAAGATTTCAGGCTCAGCTGGCACTTCGTCCACACAG CCTGTTTCTACCACTGCAGCAACAACTGCAGCAACCACTGCAGCAACCACTGCTGCAACCACTGCAGCAACCACTGCACCTTCTAACCCTTCTCCAGCACCTGACGCCCCTGCACAAGCACC TGTGCCTTCTGACGCCTACAGTCAAGCTGCTTCCCATTTAGTTGCTGGAAATAATCTGGAGGAAAGCATCCAGCAATTAATGGACATGGGTGGTGGGACCTGGGAAAGAGAGATGGTTGTACGTGCTCTCCGAGCTGCATACAATAATCCAGAGAGAGCAGTGGATTATCTATATTCT GGTATACCGGAATCAGCTGAAATTGCTGTACCTGGGGTTCATCCTGCTAGTCAGGCAAATGAAGCAGGTGCAGCGGCACCTGTACCTACATCTGGGGCACCTAATACTTCTCCTTTAAATTTGTTTCCTCAG GAAGCACTGTCAAGTGCTGCTGCTGGTGGTGGACTTGGAACGCTCGATTTTCTTAGAAACAATCAACAG TTTCAAGCATTGCGTTCTATGGTGCAAGCAAATCCCCAGATTTTGCAG CCCATGCTTCAGGAACTTGGAAAGCAAAACCCTCAGCTTTTACGATTGATACAAGAGCACCATGCAGAGTTTCTTCAGTTGATAAATGAACCTCTTGATGGGTCCGAAGG GGATATATTTGATCAGCCTGATCAAGATATGCCTCATGCTATAAATGTAACGCCAGCTGAGCAGGAGGCCATAGAGCGG CTTGAAGCAATGGGATTTGACAGAGCCCTTGTCATCGAGGCATTTTTGGCTTGTGACCGGAACGAGGAATTGGCGGCGAACTATCTATTGGAGCATGCTGGAGATTTTGAGGATTGA
- the LOC104424201 gene encoding fasciclin-like arabinogalactan protein 14 has protein sequence MSLNSLHSLLFLFFLLPSSATAFNITNILSKYPEFSTFNNDLTLSQVASAINARQSITVLAVDNSGMSALSGNPAETVKDILSLLVVLDYYDPQKLQQLPNKTAILTTLLQASGRAVGLQGFLNVTSSSSGGIAFGSAVQGSSVHANLVKSVTSQPFNISVLQISSAIVPPNIGKTNSSSGSNSTSSPPSPAPASPSPGKSPVPASSPTMSPGAAPPKSGKAPTPAAAATPPSNGSGATPPAASPSDAAAGGSPTSANAPATEAPVGSPPMPAGGVANGPAGAGADGPAGANGPAADDPAADAPGGNKSGAPRDYGVGRAGGVGLLVTMTWYLALKTW, from the coding sequence ATGTCTCTCAACTCCTTGCATTCTTTGCTCTTcctatttttccttctcccatCTTCTGCAACTGCCTTTAACATCACCAATATCTTAAGCAAATACCCCGAATTCAGCACCTTCAACAATGACCTCACGCTATCTCAGGTTGCCAGTGCGATCAATGCACGACAATCCATTACCGTCCTGGCGGTGGACAACAGCGGCATGTCCGCATTGTCGGGGAACCCGGCGGAAACTGTCAAAGACATCTTGAGTCTCCTTGTGGTGCTCGACTATTATGATCCGCAGAAACTTCAACAATTACCGAATAAAACAGCAATTCTCACCACGCTTTTACAGGCAAGTGGACGGGCTGTTGGCCTACAGGGTTTTCTCAATGTGACCAGTTCGAGCAGCGGTGGGATTGCATTTGGGTCGGCCGTGCAAGGATCAAGCGTTCATGCTAACTTAGTGAAATCTGTCACATCTCAACCATTCAATATATCTGTCTTACAAATAAGCAGTGCAATAGTGCCTCCTAATATAGGGAAAACTAATTCTAGTTCTGGCTCAAACTCAACTTCCTCACCACCATCCCCAGCACCAGCAAGTCCTAGCCCAGGTAAATCCCCCGTGCCCGCTTCAAGTCCAACAATGTCTCCTGGTGCTGCACCACCAAAGTCTGGAAAGGCACCAACTCCGGCTGCAGCAGCGACTCCCCCATCTAACGGGAGTGGAGCAACCCCACCAGCTGCCTCACCATCGGATGCAGCTGCTGGAGGTTCACCAACAAGTGCCAATGCTCCAGCAACAGAGGCTCCGGTTGGTTCACCTCCCATGCCCGCAGGTGGTGTTGCCAATGGCCCCGCAGGTGCCGGTGCCGACGGGCCTGCAGGTGCCAATGGCCCTGCGGCGGATGATCCAGCAGCAGATGCACCGGGAGGAAACAAATCTGGCGCCCCTAGAGATTATGGTGTTGGCCGTGCAGGAGGTGTAGGACTGCTTGTCACAATGACTTGGTATCTGGCTTTGAAAACGTGGTAG